The Salinibacterium sp. M195 genome includes a window with the following:
- a CDS encoding DUF4244 domain-containing protein: MNDQHLISFPALEPGQQRRLSLGRSRRLPSVAFSVRARLRSRIRSERGAATAEYAITTLAAVGFAGLLVVILRSGEVRGMLTDLVRSALSIPA; encoded by the coding sequence ATGAACGACCAGCACCTCATTTCGTTTCCCGCCCTTGAACCGGGGCAGCAGCGCCGCTTAAGCCTTGGGCGGTCACGGCGGCTCCCGTCGGTAGCGTTCTCCGTGCGCGCCAGACTCCGTTCCCGAATCCGTTCCGAGAGGGGCGCCGCGACCGCCGAATATGCCATCACGACGCTCGCCGCCGTGGGCTTCGCCGGACTGCTCGTCGTGATTCTCCGATCCGGCGAGGTGCGCGGCATGCTCACCGACCTTGTGCGCAGTGCGCTCTCGATCCCGGCGTGA
- a CDS encoding Rv3654c family TadE-like protein, with protein MRKTNGIRGERGAGTILMVGLVVTVIALTALVIPLYWALSARHALAGAADAAALAAADTASGLIAGYPCDNAERLAVANDAHIEECTVDGRIVTVTASRRILGILVTTSATAGPPPTRAD; from the coding sequence ATGAGGAAAACCAACGGGATACGTGGCGAACGTGGGGCAGGCACCATCCTCATGGTCGGGCTGGTTGTCACGGTCATCGCGCTCACCGCCCTCGTTATCCCTCTCTACTGGGCGCTGAGCGCACGGCACGCTCTTGCCGGAGCGGCTGACGCTGCCGCACTTGCCGCCGCCGACACCGCAAGCGGACTCATTGCGGGCTACCCGTGCGACAACGCCGAACGACTCGCAGTCGCAAATGACGCCCATATAGAGGAGTGCACGGTTGATGGGCGTATCGTGACAGTTACCGCTAGTCGCCGCATCCTCGGCATACTGGTCACAACGAGCGCCACAGCAGGGCCACCCCCAACCAGGGCGGATTAG
- a CDS encoding TadE family type IV pilus minor pilin, translated as MNERGSVTAEFALALPAVALVLVCCLSGVQLAGLQVRLQDAAASAARSLARDESSGSAAATASALVASARLTSHARDGLVCATVSAPARNALLGLLPITLSASSCALAGGK; from the coding sequence ATGAACGAGCGCGGCAGCGTCACCGCAGAGTTTGCGCTGGCGTTGCCCGCCGTCGCCCTCGTTCTCGTGTGCTGTCTCAGTGGCGTGCAGTTGGCCGGGCTGCAAGTCCGGCTGCAAGACGCCGCAGCTTCCGCAGCGCGCAGCCTTGCTCGCGACGAAAGCTCCGGAAGCGCAGCAGCGACAGCATCCGCACTCGTCGCCTCGGCACGTCTCACCTCTCACGCCCGCGACGGCCTTGTCTGCGCCACAGTTAGCGCCCCCGCGCGTAACGCACTTCTCGGACTCCTGCCGATCACGCTCAGCGCCAGCAGTTGCGCGCTCGCGGGAGGAAAATGA